Proteins encoded in a region of the Anopheles ziemanni chromosome 2, idAnoZiCoDA_A2_x.2, whole genome shotgun sequence genome:
- the LOC131282049 gene encoding vinculin: MPVFHTKTIESILEPVAQQVSRLVILHEEAEDGNAMPDLGRPVQAVSLAVTNLVRVGRETIQNSDDDILKQDMPSSLTRVETAAQLLEEASLMLRSDPFSGPARKKLIEGSRGILQGTSSLLLCFDESEVRKIVRECKRVLDYLAVSEVIDTMEDLVQFLKDLSPCLSKVTHQVSAREKELTHQVHSEILVRCLEQLKILAPILICSMKVYILIAEQSGKGSEEAAENRNYLASRMSEELQEIIRVLQLTTYDEDQSELDNLTVLKKIHNVINNKMEAANDWLRNPYALRGGVGEKALRQIVENGLKVADRCLPQDSHILRKLAGDISAMTNTLCDLRQDGKGTTPHADNIARDIRDKLGNLEQSVLNAIMGVDKAGLQQTAHTVQGRLEQACRWLQNPTQDDRGLGVRAIALIVDEGRRVADGLGGHQKAEMMQLCDEVEQLAHDFSQMCANGLGHTPQAQEIARRLNEKLHGLKKQIQDAVVNRVVEDFIDISTPLKQFMEAVAQPEGTPGREQNFNQKSNRLQAFSDRASKTSRMVAAGGSGGNKKLAEVLLASANQVDSLTPQLISAGRIRMNYPTSKAAEEHLNNLKQQYADTILRMRTLCDQATDPADFIEASEKQMQKHSFLCDDAIRTRQPQKMVDNTSSEARLANRVLLVAKQEADNSEDPEYITRVNGASDQLQGSISPMVQEAKNVSTNIADPVAASNWREANKALLQSVRNVRGAITHAPDVPEMPDLTQLQLHSNETVPPPRPPLPRENVPPMRPPPPVVPETDDEDDVFQAGSMPHANQPILMAAHGLHQEVRQWSSKDNEIIAAAKRMAVLMARLSELVRADSKGSKRELIATAKQIAEASEDVTRLAKQLARQCTDKRIRTNLLQVCERIPTIGTQLKILSTVKATMLGAQGSEEDREATEMLVGNAQNLMQSVKETVRAAEGASIKIRSDQTNQRLRWVRRQPWYQY, translated from the exons GTCTCCCGGTTGGTGATACTGCACGAAGAGGCGGAAGATGGAAATGCTATGCCGGATCTCGGCCGGCCAGTACAAGCCGTGTCGCTGGCAGTGACAAATCTGGTCCGCGTTGGGCGCGAAACCATACAAAACTCGGACGACGACATTCTCAAGCAGGACATGCCATCGTCGCTGACGCGCGTTGAAACGGCCGCCCAGCTGCTGGAGGAGGCGTCACTGATGCTCCGTTCGGATCCCTTCTCCGGCCCGGCGCGCAAGAAGCTGATCGAGGGTTCGCGTGGCATCCTGCAAGGTACCTCCTCGTTGCTGCTGTGTTTCGACGAGTCCGAGGTGCGCAAGATCGTGCGTGAGTGCAAGCGCGTGCTCGACTATCTGGCCGTGTCGGAGGTGATCGACACGATGGAAGATCTGGTGCAGTTCCTGAAGGATCTCAGCCCGTGCCTCAGCAAGGTGACGCACCAGGTGAGCGCGCGTGAGAAGGAACTGACGCATCAGGTGCACAGCGAGATACTGGTGCGCTGTCTGGAGCAGTTGAAGATTCTCGCTCCCATCCTGATCTGCAGCATGAAGGTGTACATCCTGATTGCGGAGCAGAGCGGCAAGGGTTCGGAGGAAGCGGCAGAGAACCGGAACTACCTAGCGTCGCGGATGAGCGAGGAGCTGCAGGAGATCATTCGCGTGCTTCAGCTAACGACGTACGACGAGGATCAGAGCGAGCTGGACAACCTGACGGTGCTGAAGAAGATCCACAACGTGATCAACAACAAGATGGAGGCAGCCAACGATTGGCTGCGCAATCCGTACGCACTGCGTGGCGGTGTCGGTGAGAAAGCCCTCCGGCAGATCGTCGAGAATGGGCTGAAGGTGGCCGACCGTTGCCTGCCGCAGGACTCGCACATCCTGCGAAAACTCGCGGGAGATATAAGTGCAATGACGAACACGCTGTGCGATTTGCGCCAGGATGGCAAAGGAACGACACCACACGCGGACAACATCGCGCGCGACATCCGTGACAAACTGGGCAACCTGGAGCAGTCGGTGCTAAACGCGATCATGGGAGTGGACAAGGCAGGTCTTCAGCAGACGGCGCACACCGTGCAGGGCCGTTTGGAGCAGGCATGCCGCTGGCTGCAGAACCCCACGCAAGACGATCGTGGACTGGGCGTGCGTGCCATCGCGCTGATCGTGGATGAAGGCAGGCGCGTTGCAGACGGGCTGGGTGGACACCAGAAGGCCGAAATGATGCAGCTGTGCGACGAGGTGGAACAGCTGGCCCACGATTTCTCGCAGATGTGCGCCAACGGTTTGGGCCATACGCCACAGGCTCAGGAGATTGCGCGTCGGCTGAACGAGAAGCTGCACGGCCTGAAGAAGCAGATTCAGGACGCCGTGGTCAATCGGGTGGTGGAAGATTTCATTGACATCTCCACCCCGTTGAAGCAGTTCATGGAGGCGGTCGCACAGCCGGAAGGCACGCCAGGGAGGGAGCAGAATTTCAACCAGAAATCAAACCGCCTGCAGGCCTTCAGCGACCGTGCTTCGAAAACGAGCCGCATGGTGGCCGCCGGTGGTTCGGGAGGCAATAAAAAGCTCGCCGAGGTGCTGCTCGCATCGGCCAACCAGGTCGACAGCCTGACGCCTCAGCTCATCTCGGCCGGGCGCATTCGGATGAACTACCCGACGAGCAAGGCGGCCGAGGAACATTTGAACAACCTCAAGCAGCAGTACGCCGATACGATCCTGCGCATGCGGACACTGTGCGATCAGGCCACCGATCCGGCCGACTTTATTGAAGCATCCGAGAAGCAGATGCAGAAGCATTCGTTCTTGTGCGATGACGCAATCCGCACGCGCCAGCCGCAGAAGATGGTGGACAACACGTCGAGCGAGGCACGACTGGCCAACCGTGTGCTGCTCGTGGCCAAACAGGAGGCCGACAACTCAGAAGACCCGGAGTACATTACGCGCGTGAACGGCGCCTCCGATCAGCTACAGGGTTCGATTTCGCCGATGGTACAGGAAGCGAAAAATGTATCCACTAACATCGCCGACCCGGTGGCCGCTTCAAACTGGCGCGAAGCGAACAAAGCGCTCCTGCAGAGCGTCCGCAACGTACGTGGTGCCATCACCCACGCGCCCGACGTTCCGGAAATGCCCGACCTGACCCAACTGCAGCTGCACTCGAACGAGACGGTTCCACCGCCGCGGCCACCACTGCCGAGAGAAAACGTTCCACCGATGCGTCCACCGCCTCCGGTCGTGCCCGAGACAGACGACGAGGATGATGTATTCCAGGCGGGAAGCATGCCTCACGCTAACCAGCCAATCCTGATGGCTGCCCACGGGCTGCACCAGGAGGTACGCCAGTGGTCGTCGAAGGACAACGAAATCATTGCCGCGGCTAAGCGTATGGCCGTCCTGATGGCACGCCTCTCGGAGCTGGTGCGGGCCGACTCGAAGGGCAGCAAGCGGGAGCTGATCGCCACTGCGAAACAGATCGCCGAGGCGTCGGAAGACGTGACACGGTTGGCGAAGCAACTGGCACGCCAGTGTACGGACAAGCGTATCCGCACGAACCTCCTGCAGGTGTGCGAGCGCATCCCGACCATCGGCACACAGCTGAAGATTCTCTCCACTGTGAAGGCCACCATGCTGGGTGCCCAGGGCTCGGAGGAGGATCGCGAGGCAACGGAGATGCTTGTTGGCAACGCGCAGAATCTTATGCAGAGT GTCAAGGAAACGGTACGCGCCGCGGAAGGTGCCAGCATCAAGATCCGATCCGATCAAACCAACCAACGACTACGCTGGGTACGTCGACAGCCCTGGTATCAATACTAA